The following coding sequences lie in one Silene latifolia isolate original U9 population chromosome 5, ASM4854445v1, whole genome shotgun sequence genomic window:
- the LOC141655787 gene encoding uncharacterized protein LOC141655787: MTNGAIQTTEQSNPQNLIHVENPGAKITLTAFNGNNYDEWSHDFQLAILAKGKSGYIDGTIKKPKTTDTTFETWRSTNALVTAWIYNSIEYTLRKQISRRPEAKLLWDDIKNRFCQTNDARIYKLQADLMACRQSPTESLMNYYGRLIQIWDEILESDPLPECSCNPCVCNLVSLLDSRREKKKVRDFLMGLDDRYENTRSQILAIRPLPSLDLVYNRLLQDEGMRHISNARNDTRPDSMVFAARVQTGSRQNGGKEHTSARTNNGPSRDPTKTYCIACKKPGHYFQSCFRVTGAFPDWWGERPRDRIFVNPNDTDLSNAVFVPDVQGRANWERLKNKGTAPGAKSGNHSNFAGTNANSSTGFASTQGSSSLTNGTQTLGFAGTTVVHGQPSVSSFDNIDLNKLSPQQLETIASMWQARQAQNDLVNGPFLEDGDWCG; encoded by the exons ATGACGAATGGCGCTATCCAAACAACTGAGCAATCTAACCCTCAAAACCTTATTCATGTCGAAAATCCCGGTGCCAAAATCACCCTGACTGCTTTTAACGGGAATAATTACGACGAATGGTCTCACGATTTTCAACTCGCCATTCTCGCTAAAGGCAAATCAGGCTATATCGATGGTACTATCAAGAAACCAAAAACGACTGACACTACTTTCGAAACATGGCGTTCAACAAACGCCTTAGTTACTGCTTGGATTTACAATTCGATCGAATATACTCTCCGCAAGCAGATTTCTCGACGACCAGAGGCGAAACTACTTTGGGATGATATCAAAAATCGTTTTTGCCAAACTAATGATGCTCGCATCTATAAACTTCAAGCCGATCTCATGGCTTGTCGTCAAAGTCCCACGGAGTCACTAATGAACTACTATGGCCGTCTGATACAAATATGGGACGAGATTCTGGAATCTGATCCTTTACCGGAATGCTCTTGCAATCCCTGTGTTTGTAACTTGGTAAGTCTTCTTGACTCTCGtagagaaaagaagaaagttcgtgATTTTTTAATGGGTCTCGATGACCGTTACGAAAATACCCGATCCCAAATACTCGCTATTCGACCTCTACCCTCTTTAGATCTCGTATATAATCGTCTTTTACAAGACGAAGGTATGCGTCATATATCTAACGCTCGTAATGACACACGGCCTGACTCTATGGTGTTTGCTGCCCGCGTTCAGACCGGGTCTAGACAGAACGGGGGGAAGGAACATACCTCTGCTCGGACCAATAACGGTCCTTCTCGTGACCCGACTAAAACCTATTGCATAGCTTGCAAGAAACCTGGCCATTATTTCCAGAGTTGTTTCCGTGTCACTGGCGCTTTTCCTGACTGGTGGGGAGAACGTCCACGTGATCGAATTTTTGTTAACCCGAATGACACCGATTTGAGCAATGCCGTTTTCGTACCCGATGTACAAGGACGGGCTAATTGGGAACGTTTAAAGAATAAGGGGACTGCTCCTGGTGCAAAAAGTGGGAACCATTCCAATTTTGCAGGTACAAATGCTAATAGTTCCACGGGATTTGCAAGCACACAAGGTAGCAGCTCCTTGACAAATGGTACTCAGACTCTCGGTTTTGCGGGTACTACGGTTGTCCATGGTCAGCCTTCTGTCTCTTCCTTTGATAATATTGATCTAAATAAACTAAGTCCACAACAATTGGAAACAATTGCCTCCATGTGGCAGGCACGTCAAGCTCAAAACGATCTCGTCAATG GAccgttccttgaagacggtgatTGGTGTGGGTGA